The DNA segment CGCGGTGGCCACGCTGGCGGGGTTGGCGCCTGCCGCGTTGTAGGCCAGCGCGAGGAAGGCACGGCCGGACGGCGACAGGTCGGCGATGCGGTCGAGCAGCACGTTCTGGTAGGAAGGTTGCGGGCTGCCTGCCAGCGCCAGCACCCACAGCGTGCGGGCCTGGTTTTCCAGGAACGATGGGGACTTCACATCCGCGATGCCGCGCAGCGACTCCGTCAGGTGCTTCGCGAGCTGGTCGATCGCGGACTGAGGGACATGCGCCCCGCTTTCTTTCGCGAGGATGAGTCCCAGGCCGGCGTAGGGTGTGGCCCAATCCACGCGGTCACTACGGCCCGGCCAGTAGGTGAAGGAACCGTCGGAGAGCTGCATGGACAGCAGGCGGTCCGCACCACGCTGGATGGCGGCTTTGCGTCTCTCCTCGGGAACCTTCGCGAAGGAGGGGATGACATTCCTCAGCGGCTCCACGGCGAACCATGGCATGAGGGAGGAGGTCGTCTGCTCGACGCAGCCGTGCGGGTAGTGCAGCAGGTAGTCCACGGAACCGGAGATCTCCGTGAGCGGGGAGCGGGAGAACTCCAGGGTGATGTCACCGGTGCCGGACAGCAGCGCGGGGTCGATGTGGTCCAGCAGGTTCTGCGCCTTGTCCACCTTGATGAACTTCACCTGCCGGATGAGCGGCATCGGGTAGTGGACCTCGAAGGTTTCCTCGACGGCGTCCGAAAGGCTGCGGGTGAGTCCCGGGGTGAGCTGGCCGTTGCCCAGCGAGACCGGAACGGCCTTCCAGGAGAAGGTGCTGGTGCCGGTGGATTCCGCGGTCACCGGGAAGCTCAGCGTGGCGGACGCGCCGGCATTGAGCGTCACGGTTTGCTTGGCCTCGCCGAGCGCGCGGCAGACCGGCGTGGTGCCGTCGCGGCCGGTGGAGAAGGTGACCTCCCAGGTGCCGTCATGGCTGGAGGCATTCTGGACCAGCACCTGCGGGCTGAAGCTGTCGCCCTGGTTGGCGAAACGCGCGGTCTTCGGCTCCAGCATCAGCGGCTTGTTCACCACCAGTCCGGTTTCCGCGTGGCCGAATTTCTCGGTGGAGTGGGCCACGGCGATGACGCGGTAGCGGGTGAGGGTGTCCGGCACCTTGAAGGTGTGGGTGAACTTCCCGTCCGGCCCGGCTTTCACGACCGGTGCCCAGGTGGCGCATGGGTCGAAGTTTTTCCGGTAAAGGTCGGCCAGGTCACCGAGGTCCGCGCCGCCACCGATGAAGAAGCCCTTGTTGAAGAACTGCCGGTACTGCGGATCCTCCGTCATGAAGTTGTTGAAGGAGACGCCTGCCTCGATGCCGAGGATGCGGGCATCGTAGAAGAAGGCCATCGGGTTCGGGGTGATGTAGCCCATCACGGCGAGGGTGCCTTCATCCTCCGCGTAGAGCGTGAGTTCCGCACCGGCGGCGGGCTTTCCATCCGCAGTGGTGACGGTGCCGCTGAGGGTCACCGTGTCACCGGGGCGGGCGGCGGGGAGCTGCGCGCCTTTCTGTGGTCCGGTGGAAACGGTGAAGCGGTCGTTCTCCGGTCCGGCGGCGGTGAGGTCCACGGTCAGGCGGTCCCGTTCGTTCTCGATGGTCAGCTCGCAGTAGCCGAGACGGAGCTGCGGCGTCTTGAATTCGCGGGCGGATTCCCCCGCACCTTTCACGATCAGGACGGAGACGTAGGCGTTCGGCGCGTCGTCCTCACCGATGGGGATTTCGATGACCGGGTTGTCCGCCTTCAGCGGGGTGAGGAAGGAACGCAGCACCTTCTCCCGCTCCACGGTCACCAGCGCGGTGCCTTCGATGGGGGAGAGGACCAGCACCCGGGCGGTTTCGCCCGCCTTGTAGGATTTCTTCTCCGCGATGAGCTTCACGCGCATGCCGTCCTCATAGAGCCACGGGTAGTCGTCCGCGCCATAGACGTGGAAGCTGGACACGGTGGCGAAGTCGCGGCCGTTCTTGTCCTTTCCACGCAGGGTGAGGAAATATTTTCCGTTGTCCTTCGGCGTGAGTGCGAGTTCCTGGCCTTCCTTGGCGGAGGCGGCGGGGTCGATGGTGACCTCGGAAACCAGCACGTTCTCCTCGCGGGTGTCGTTGCGGGTGACGGTTTCTCCGTTGGCGTTCTGGGAACGCACCGGGCTGTTGATCTCACGGCTGAGGGTGGCGGTGACTTTCACCGGCTCCGGGAACGGATTCCCCTCGGGGTCGATGGCGACCACGCGGAACGCCACGTTCTCCCCGGCGCGGATCAGGCGGTCATTCCGGGAAACCCCGACATAGATATCAGCCGGATGGACGGTGGTGGTGGCGGATGAAGTGAGCGTCTGGTTGTTTGCGTCCGTCACTTCCGTGGAGACCCTCACCTCGCGGCTGGTGGGGAACTCCGCCTGCGGGATGTCCACGGTGACGGTCGCCTTGCCCTCCGGGGAAAGGGTGGCCTCGCCCTGGACAGTCGCCGGGCCGGAGTCCGAGCCAGTGTCTCCGTCTTCATAGCGGGCGCGGTAGCCGAAGTAGTGGTACCAATAGCCCCAGTCCGGTGACCGGTGGTTGCCGAAGAGGAAGTCACGGAAACGTTCCGGATAAAGATTGAGCGGGGTGATGCGGGTGAAGTGCCTCAGCGTTCCGCCCGCCACGGGCTGGCCCTGGTAGTAGCTGGCCGCCACGTCGGAGGTGACGCTGGTGGCACCGGTCGCGGGGCGGGTGATGCCTTGCTCGATCTCGAACGCGTTGCGGCGGAACTCCTCCACGGCCAGCTCCAGTTCGAAGGTGGCGCTTTCGCGGATCTGCTGCTGCTTCGCCCAGTCCTCCTCCAGTGCCTCCGCCTCCGCGAGTTCATCGGGGAACTCCAGGCGGATGATGTGGCTGCCGGTGGTGCCCTCCGGCAGCTTGTAGGTGATGTCGAACGAGCCGGTGTCGGAAAGGGTGACGGGCTGGGTGAAGATCTCCTTTTCCGTCGGGTCGATCACCACCACGCGGGCGTTCGCCGGGGAGGCGGGTTGGATGACGTTCCCCGCCTGGGTGCGGACGATGCCCTTCAGGCGGACGGTTTCTCCGGGGCGGTAAATGGAACGGTCGGTGAACAGGAAGGCGCGCCGCACGGATTCCGCCGGGGTGTTCCATGAATAGCGGATGGGGAAATGCCACAGGCCGACGGTGTTGAGGGACGAGTCGAACGCGGTGACGAACGAGTCATTTCCCAGGATCGCCCTCAGGTGGCGGGCCTCCGCCGGGCGTCCGACGGTGGCCAGGCCGTTGGCGTCCGTTTTCAGGGAATTCAGGCTCGAGGAATCCTCGCCGAAGAGGTCGATGGTGACGTCCTTGAGCGGCTGGCCGGTGGCGCAGGAGAAGGCATAGACGAAGGCTTCCTTCGGGGTCAGTTTCCAGGCGAGGCCGATGTCGGTGAGCTGGATGATCGCCTGCGCGTTGCGGCGGCCCTGGGTATTCAGGTCCGCTTTCGGGGTGCCGACCACGTCGAGGAAGATCGCGCCGCTTTTCAGATCCGCTGGCAGGATCTCATCCCACTTCAGTTCGAGCTCCTTCGAGGTGTCGAGCGCGTTGCCCAGTTCGATTTCCTTGTCATAGACCGTCTGTCCGGTGATGAGGGAGTAGGGCAGGGGGGCGGTCGGTTCGATGTTCTCGAAGTCATGGCCCAGGCCGGTGTAGTGGCGGTACCCCTGGTAGGCGCGGACGAGATCCGCGGCGGACAGGCGTTTGATGCGGATGTGCAGCTTTTCCAGGTTGACCGTCTGGATGGGATAGGTGCGCCTGCCGGTGGAGAGCTGAGCCTGGTTCTCGCTGGGGAGGAGAAGCTCCGGCTCGATGACGGGGAATTTCACCTCCTTCGCAAGAGGGGCTGCCAAAGGGATGCTCGCGGCGGACGAGAAGGGTGGCCTGACGGTCACGTTCCAGGTGTCCGTGGCGGAGAAGTTCCCCAGCAGGTGGATCTCCCGGCCGTCGATCTCCGCGCTGAGGTTCTCAGGGCGGGGATCCAGGACCAGTGATTGCGTGAGGAAGTCCGCGGGCAGCTCGGCGGGCAGCGGCGCGTTGAAGGTGATCACCAGCCGCCGGGGTTCGTCCGGATTCGCCCGGGCCTCGAACCCGGTCGCTGCGAACGGCTGGATGGTGCCGATCTCATAAGGCGCGTCCTGAACGGTGGCCGTTTTGCCCCCGGCATTCGGCAGGCCTTTCAGGATGGAGAGCCGCCAGTTTTCCCCGACAGGCAGGGGGGACAGCGGAGCGACGACCAGCGCGTTGGCCACCGGTGTTTCCAGCGGCGGATTCGGGTCTGCGGTCGCGCCCTTGGAGCGTGCAGCCCAGGATTTGTAGTAGTTCGCCTGCGGGCCGGTGCGTGCGCGGTCCGGGCGGTGTAGCCGGGCGGCGACCTGCTGCCCGGTCTTCGAGGTGAAGGTGATGAATGGCCCTGCCTTAGCGGGGTCCACATCGTCATTGAAGATCAGCAGCCACTCCGCGGTGGAGGCGGAGTAGGTGGAGGAGTAGCGGTTCTCCGTGGTCGCGGAGCGGACGGCGAACGGCTCGCTGCCCAGCGTGGCGAAGACACCGGCCGGGATCTCCGTGTTGTCGAGATGGGTTTTCCCCTTCGGAATCGCGAAGGTGTAGCTGGTGCCGATGGCCGGAGGCTGGTCCGGGTGGAAGGCGGCGATGTTCTGGGCTTTCCAGACCAGCTTGCCCGGAAGCGCCGGCTTGATTTCCAACCACGTGTTCGCGACCTCTTTCCCAAGATCCGCGGTGGCGGTCACCGGGCGGTCGAGAACGAGGTCGATCGCGCTTTCAGGTGCGAGTGACGGAGTGGAGACCACAAGCCGCGGCGCGGCATGGGAGGCACAAGGGAGTGCCATGAGCGCCACAAATGTGGCAAAGGAAGTTTTCATGGGCGTGTACGCTGAACCGTAATTTCTTACAACATAGGGCCAACGAATCACACCCCATTTTCTTAGATTCACTGAAATTTCACAAAGCAGAGGATGGTTGCCATCCAGCGTGGGGCGTGTCATTTTGCGACGTGGTGAAACCTCCCGGTATCCAGCGCCTGGCCCTGTCCGCAGGGTGGGCTTCCGTCTGTGTCGCGGCCCTTCTGGTGGGTTCGTGCGCGCCGGACTACACGCTCGTCAGCCATCAGAAATCCCCTTCGGAGATCCGGAAGAAGAACGAGACCTTCGGCTACCGGAGCTGGGTGGCGAAGGGGGTGGAGCAGGACATCGTCGTCATCGGCATCCACGGATTCTGCGGCGCATCGATCGATTATGAGAATCTTGGCAACCACTTGCTGAAAAATCAGCCGAAGACCGCGCTCTATGCCTATGAGGTCCGCGGGCAGGGGAATGATCCGATGAGCACCCGCCGCGGCGACATCGGTGATCCGAAGGATTGGTACCGCGACCTTTTCGCCTTCACCCAGTTGGTGGAGGAACGCCACCCGGACGCGAAGATCGTCTGGTATGGGGAGAGCATGGGGGCGATGATCGCATCCCACGCGCTGCGGGAGTCTCCTGCGGCGGATCCTCCCTGCGACGCGCTGGTGCTTTCCTCACCCATCGTCCGCTTCAAGGATGATGTTCCTTTCTGGCAGCCCGCCCTGGTCCAGGCGGCGGCGGCGACCGCCCCGTTGGCGAGGATCTCGCTGGAGACACTGGCGGGGGGAGAGGCGGTCCAGATGACCCAGACCTCCACCCACGACCAGCAGTCGGAGACGAATTCCTACCACATTGAGAAGCACACCCTGCGCCTGCTGGGGGCACTGGGCCGCCACATCGACTCGATGAACGACTGCGCCGCCACCTTCCAGGTGCCGGTCCTGGTGCTCCACGGGGAGCATGATTATTTCAACACGGACTCCGACATGCGCGGGTTCATCGCCCACATCCCGGGCGGCACCCACAAGACCTACCGGAACTACCGCGGTGCCTACCACCTGCTGATGTATGATGCGAAAAAGGAGAAGGTTTTCGGCGATGTGGAGGGTTGGCTGTCGAAATTGCGCCGGAACCGGCTCTGAACTTTTTCCGGGAAAAGACAGGTTTCGTCTTGACCCGACGCTCTCCGAGGGCATCCTGCGCGCCCCGCAACACCGAACCTTTCCGAATCTTATGGCCCGTATTTGTGATATCCGAGGAACCCGTGTCCGCTCTGGCGGTAAAATCCACCGTTCCGGTCTGGCCAAGAAAAAAGGCGGTATCGGTCGCCACGTCACCAAGGTGGTGAAGCGCACCGTTTCCCCCAACCTCCAGAGCAAGCGCATCTGGGTTGAGGAACTCGGCCAGCACGTGAAGCTGAAAATCAGCTGCCGCGCCCTGAAGACCATGAACAAGAATGGTGCTTTCGCCACCCTCAAGAAGGCCGGCCTGATCGGCTGATCCGTTCTTCACGAACATTTTCCGAAGAAGACCCGGTGATCCACCGGGTCTTTTTTTGTGTGGGCATCCTAGATCGCTCATGCTTCCTCAAATGCCTTGCGTGACGTGTGAAATTGGGAAAATATACGTCATGTCGAAATTGACCCTCCACGTTCCTGCGGAGTTGGTGTCTGCGGCCAAAAGTGAAGCCGCAGCGCGGAAGGTATCGGTTTCCAAGCTGGTTTCGGACTTTTTCGCGTCACTGGCCGCCGGCCAGGAGTCGTCCGGGGCGGAAACGGACAACCTGGCCCCGCGGACCCGCAGGCTGGCGAAGTGCATTTCCGGTGTGGATGCCTGTGAGGCTGACTACATCGACTACCTTGAGCGGAAGCATTCATGAACGTCCTGATCGACACGAACGTGATCGTGGATGTTCTCACCGGGCGGGAGCCTTTCTTCGTGGACTCGTCGCGGGTTCTTGACCGTGCGGAACGGGGGGATTTCGTCGCATGGATCTGCGCCACGACGGTGACGACTGTTTTCTATCTCGTCCGGCGTCATCTGGGTGCGGCGGAGACGGTCGAAAAGATCAGGGATCTGACGGCCATCTGCACCGTGGCACCGGTCAACCAGTCCGTGATCAGTTCCGCGCTCGGCAGCCGATTCGCGGACTTCGAGGATGCCGTCCTGCATGACTCCGCGGTTCTCGCCGGGGCTGACTGCATCGTCACCCGCAATGTGGCGGACTTCCGCGAATCCAAGCTTCTGGTCTATACTCCGGAGCAGTTTCTCGCCGCGATGTCCTGGAACAGCCGAGAGTAGGAGCTGCGGTCACTCCACCACACAAGGCACCAGCACGCCGTCGCTCATGCCGTGGATCTTCTTCTTGTCCGCCGGGACGATGGTGGCGAGGCAGCCGCCGAAAGCGGTCTGGCCGGCGTTGTCGGTGAAGAAGTAGGGGCAGAGCCGGACGCGGCCCTGCATCATCTCGATGGAGCCGTCGTCCCGGAAGACGGGGTGTTCGATCCGGCGGCCTTCGCGGAACTCCTGCAGCACCCACGGTTGTTCGGAAGATTGCTCCAGGGCGTGGTGCAGCTGCTCCGACCACTCCGCGGAGGAAAGGTCGTGGCCGATGAAGACGCCGCGGGAACCCCAGGCGGTTTCGTGGAATCCGCTGATCTTCAGGACAAGCTGGCGGTCCTTCTGGCTGAAGGCGGCGACTTCCTCCCAGGAATGCGCATCCAGCCTTGGCAGGGCCGCGTGGGGAGGCAGCGGGGAGGGATCCAGCACCCAGCCGAACGGGACGATCTCGCGCAGCCGCTGGAGGTGGGAGGAGCGCAGCGTCTGTTCCCAGACTTTTTTCAGCGCAGGGGACCACAGCAGGGCGAGCCACAGCTTGTCCTCCAGGTGCGGCTTGAACGGGGAGGTGATGGAGAGCGTCCCCTTTGCGGACAGTTCCGCCAGACGGCGGGCGGAGGGGATGGACTCCCAGTCGAAAAGCTCGAAGAAGCGGTAGAGTGTGTCACCGTCGATCGGTTCATATTCCTCCGCCGAGGCAGTTTTCCATGCGGTGCCGAGCTGGGAAACCAGCCAGTCCATTTCCGGGAGGTAGTCCCCGGCTTCTTCGGAGACCAGGACCGTGCCTCCGTCCGGGAGCAGGGAGCGGAATCCGTCGATCATGCCATTTTCCCCACCGAGGATGTCGAATCCCGCGTCCGAATACACCTTGGAAAGCCACGCCGTCACACCGATACCGCCGGGCACGCTGTCCAGCTCGCTCATGGCGAAGCCGCCTTCCGTGAGGATCAGGTCGGGACGGATGACACGGGGGAACTGTTCCGCGAGGCCCGGCTCACGCTGGAGCGCGGCCATCCACGACGGCTTTCCCTCATCCAGCAGCTCCGCCAGCCAGCCGTCCAGCTTTCCGGAGGCACTGCGGCGGTAGAGGGCGTCGCTCGCCCGTTGGAACTGGGCCAGCGGATGACCCAGTGACATCAGCTTGCGGGCCTCCGCCTTCGTGAGTTTCAGCGGCTCCGGGGACCATTTCCAGCTACCCCCACCAAACAATCCACCCTCGGGCAGTCCTTCGCGCAGCTCGGCAAGCGTCAATCCCATGTCGCCGCCAGTTTCGCCCGGGTCCGGAAATTGCCAAGCGCGGAGTTGGGTATGGTGAGTCCGGGCGTTCCTGAGGTCCTCACCAGATCCTTGCCGCTCCATAGGCATTGAAAGCCACATCGCAACCGACCATCGTCAGGTTTTCGCTCAGGGCTTGGGCAATCAGCATCCGGTCAAAGGGATCACGGTGATGGAGGGGCAGATCAAGAAGCCGGTGAACATGCTCCGATTTGATCGGTAGAATTTCAAATCCGAGACGCTCCAACTCCGCCGGAAAGAGATGTGGGAGCGGCATGGGTGGATTCAGTTTTCCCAGTCCTGTCTTGATGGCCATTTCCCAGCCGGTCGCAATGCTAACGATACGTCGGTTGGCGGGATCCTCCAGCGCTTCGCGCGCGACCCTTGAAAGCCGCTTGTCCCCTTCCAGCGCCCAGATCAGCGCTTGGGTATCTACCAGCAGCTTCATTCCATGTATTCCTTGAAGTCCTCAAGAGGTGCATCGAAATCGGGTGCGATCCAAAAACCCTTGAGACAGCCGGCTTTGAATTTTGTCTTCGGTTCTGTAGCATCCGCTTCCTCCAGAGTAGCCACCACTTTCACCCTTTTGGATTTCAGTTCGTCGGGCACGGGCAGGTGCAGGGTGCCATCGGCATCCGGTTCCAGGATCGCGGTGATCGTGCTCATGCCGGCATGTTGCCATCTTTCCTGCCTCCCCACAAGTCTCCATGAGAGCTACCGGCCGGACAGCGCCGTGGCGACTCTGATCCATCAACCTTCAATCACCCGGCTCAGCAGGATTGGCCGGGACCTCTTGTCCGGCCTGCGGACGGCTGGGACTAGTCTGCTCGATGATCTTCAGGATCTTTCCCTCATGGTCCCAGATCATGACCTCCATCCCGTTCCGCAGCGGTGATTTTGTGGAATGCTCGTCGAGGGCGAAATTGACGCTTCCCCGACCGTGTTCGAACACTTTTCCCGCCACCTCGAACGTTGCAACCGGGTTCCCTGCGATAAGAGTGCTTTTGATGAAATTCGAGATCGTTCCCCGTGTTTCGGTGTATTCCCCTTTTTCGATCAACTCACGGTAACTCGGGGCAGGAGCGACGAATAAAGAACCCACTCCGATCCCAAACAAAAGGATACCTGCCGCGATCAACAAGGTTCCGACCTTTCTGGAAGACTTGCGGAATGCGTTGATGCCGAAGAACAGAAAGAACAAAGGCAGCGCCAAGGAATAGAGCACCACCATCGCGCCGCCAGGGGTGCTTTCCGTGGTGATGTCGTAGATGACGGTCGCGTGGTTCATGGGGGCTGGTAGCGGGTGTGATCAGGCGGGCCTTTCCGCGAGTCCCGCTCTTACTTTTCGGACAGCGCCGTGGCAATCTCCGTCCACTCGTCCGCCAGCGGCTTGCCACGTGGCGGGACGGGCTTGCGGGCGCGGGCGTACCAGTATTCCGCGTTGCTCTGGTCGCCCTCCTCGCGGTGGAGCCAGGCGTGGATCCACGAGCCATCCGTGCCGGGGATCTCCTGGCAGAGATCGTGGGCTTCATGCCAGCGTCCGGCCTTCGCGTACCAAAGGGCGCGGAGGCCGGTGGAGAGTCCGGCGGGTGGGTTGGGATCGGTGCTGGCGGAGCGGGAAAGGTCGGCTGCGTTCATGGAAAATCACCGCAGGTTTTCACTGGCGGTCCGGGGGGATTTTGTCTTGGGTGATGGAATATGAAAAGCAAAACGCTGAAAGCCAGTGTGATGGCCGGACTGGTGGGCCTTTCCTTCGTGACCGCGGCCAACGCCCAGTTGGAAGGCATCGAGGAGGCGAAGTCGGGCTGGAATTCCTTTTATTTCGCGGGCTACAAGATGAAGGGTGCTGACGTCGGCTTCGATACCGACGGCAAGGTGGACATCATCCCGATCGGCAAGAACCGCGAGCGCATGACCACCAACTACTTCATCCCGCTCAAGTATGAGATCCGGGACGTGGCGGCGGATGGCAAGGTCACCGTGAAGAAGATTGACGTGGATTCCCTCACCAGCGAGTCCAAGCCCACCGCGAAGCCGGACAAGATTCTGGTCAAAGGCAAGACGGAGGAAGGGGATACGACCTTCGAGCTTTATTATGAAGTCGCCCGCGGCAACGTCCTGGTGGGCGGCCGCATCGTGGAAAAGGGCGCCCTGGCGAACCCGAAATTCGCGATCACCATCGTGATGCCGAAGGTCTATGAAAAGGCCCCGGACGACGAGAAGGCATTCAAGAAGCGGATCGCTGACGATTTCCTGCAGGTGAAGCTGCTCGACGGCAAGAAGGCGAAGGTGGAGGCGGACGAGGAGTTCGACATCACTTCCGCGGAGTTCACCGGTACGGGTGTCTCCCAAGTTGAGTTCCTGATCGACGAACTGGGTGCCCGTGAGTTCACGCTCACCGCTTCACCCGGATCGAAGATCACCGCCGCCAACAAGCAAGGCAGCCCCTTCTACAACGGCCTGAATTTCACCTGGGAAGCGGACCCAACCGCTGATGCCAGCAAGGCACGTCTGGCCATCGGGGTGAAATAACCCTCTCCGGTCTCCCTTTCAGGGGATCCGAGTACACTTCGCTTCAGAATCTGAACGAGGAGTACACTCGGATCCCTTTTTTGTTTCCAGAGTGCCTAATTTCGGGATAAATCGTCCGTGAAATCTTAATAAATCGCCTTGAGCAAGCGGTCGGATCTATTCGTAGGTTGTTGTAACTTGCTTATTTTAAATAAAATAAATTTTTATTAAAGATCGGTTAGTTTGGAATTGACCCTAAAGTGTATCTCAGTGTACTTTCGCAACACTGAAGCAAACGCCAGGTCAATTTCGTGAGCCAAGCAGGTCAAATATTCCGGGGGTCATACTCCTACAAGATGGATCCGAAGAATCGGGTCTCCATCCACCCGGATTTCCGGCCGGCTCCGGGGGAGAAGGTGTTTCTTCTGAGCGCGGAGACCTACGAAATGCCGGTCCTGCGGGTTCTCAATACCGCCGAGTATGACCGCCGTGTGGCCATCGTCCGCAACAGCGACAAGTCGGAGAAAGACAAGACCCGCATCCTCGGCAAATTCGCCTCCCTCTGCCACGAAGCGTCCATCAACGACCAGGGCAAGCTCCTGATCAACCGCGACCTCGTCGATGAGATCGCGATTGAGCCGGAGGGCACCATCTGGCTCGTCGGCCGCCAAAGCTACTTCGAAATCTGGTCCGAGAAAAACTACGTCAGCCTGCGCAAGATCGAAAAAGGGCAGGACGATGACGACCTCGGCATCCTCGACTGAATCTCACCCACACCACACCCACGGCAGCAATGCTGTTCACCCCACCAACTCCGGCGTTCGACGCGGTCCACCATGTGGCTCCGGCCGATGGCGCGCGGACTCCGGAGTTGGGAACATTTTCAATGCGCTGCGGCGGCCTCCTCGGGACAGGAGCCACCGTGGCGACCCATACGGACGCCCGCACCGCTTCTGGCTGGTTGTCGGGGCGGCGTCCGGAATCTTTCCAGGCTGGGCGTCGGAAATCTCTCGGGACAGAGTTTCCAACGCTTTTCAAAACGATGGTCCGCGCCGCTTCTGGCTGGTTGTGGGCGCGGCCATCGGAAATTTTCATCGCACGGCAGGCCGCACCGCTCGGGACAGCGGGACGGGTTGCCAATCCATCGGATGTCCGCACCGCTCCTGGCTGGTTGTCGGCGCGGCGTCCGGAATCTTTCCAGGCTGGGCGTCGGAAATCTCTCGGGACAGAGTTTCCAACGCTTTTCAAAACGATGGTTCGCGCCGCTTCTGGCTGGTTGTTGGCGCGGCCATCGGAAATTTCCATGAGCGCGGCGGAGGCCCGCTCCGATGGCGGCTACCACCTGCCGGTGCTGCCGGATGAGGTGGTGGAGTGGTCTGGCGCAGGTCCGGACACCTTTGTCATCGACGGCACCCTCGGTGGCGGCGGCCACAGCGAGCTGTTCCTGAAAGCCGGTGCCCGCGTGATGGGCGTGGACCGGGATCCTGAGGCGCTGGCCCATGCCCGCGCCCGCCTCGCGGCGTTCGGCGCGCGTTTCACCTGGTGGGAAGGGAATTTTTCCAAGGTGATCGACTCTCCCGCGATCCAGTCCGGTGATCTGGCGGATGTGCTGCTGATGGACCTGGGTGTTTCCTCCCGCCAACTGGATTCCGCGGCGCGCGGCTTCTCCTTCCAGAAGGACGGTCCGCTGGACATGCGCATGGGACCCTCCAGCCCGCGCACCGCGGCGGACGTGGTGAACACCTGGCCGGAAGCGGACTTGGTGAAAATTTTCTTCGAGTTCGGCGAGGAGCCGAAGGCGCGCCGCATCGCCGCCGCGATC comes from the Luteolibacter sp. SL250 genome and includes:
- the rpmB gene encoding 50S ribosomal protein L28 produces the protein MARICDIRGTRVRSGGKIHRSGLAKKKGGIGRHVTKVVKRTVSPNLQSKRIWVEELGQHVKLKISCRALKTMNKNGAFATLKKAGLIG
- a CDS encoding DUF6364 family protein — its product is MSKLTLHVPAELVSAAKSEAAARKVSVSKLVSDFFASLAAGQESSGAETDNLAPRTRRLAKCISGVDACEADYIDYLERKHS
- a CDS encoding MG2 domain-containing protein — translated: MKTSFATFVALMALPCASHAAPRLVVSTPSLAPESAIDLVLDRPVTATADLGKEVANTWLEIKPALPGKLVWKAQNIAAFHPDQPPAIGTSYTFAIPKGKTHLDNTEIPAGVFATLGSEPFAVRSATTENRYSSTYSASTAEWLLIFNDDVDPAKAGPFITFTSKTGQQVAARLHRPDRARTGPQANYYKSWAARSKGATADPNPPLETPVANALVVAPLSPLPVGENWRLSILKGLPNAGGKTATVQDAPYEIGTIQPFAATGFEARANPDEPRRLVITFNAPLPAELPADFLTQSLVLDPRPENLSAEIDGREIHLLGNFSATDTWNVTVRPPFSSAASIPLAAPLAKEVKFPVIEPELLLPSENQAQLSTGRRTYPIQTVNLEKLHIRIKRLSAADLVRAYQGYRHYTGLGHDFENIEPTAPLPYSLITGQTVYDKEIELGNALDTSKELELKWDEILPADLKSGAIFLDVVGTPKADLNTQGRRNAQAIIQLTDIGLAWKLTPKEAFVYAFSCATGQPLKDVTIDLFGEDSSSLNSLKTDANGLATVGRPAEARHLRAILGNDSFVTAFDSSLNTVGLWHFPIRYSWNTPAESVRRAFLFTDRSIYRPGETVRLKGIVRTQAGNVIQPASPANARVVVIDPTEKEIFTQPVTLSDTGSFDITYKLPEGTTGSHIIRLEFPDELAEAEALEEDWAKQQQIRESATFELELAVEEFRRNAFEIEQGITRPATGATSVTSDVAASYYQGQPVAGGTLRHFTRITPLNLYPERFRDFLFGNHRSPDWGYWYHYFGYRARYEDGDTGSDSGPATVQGEATLSPEGKATVTVDIPQAEFPTSREVRVSTEVTDANNQTLTSSATTTVHPADIYVGVSRNDRLIRAGENVAFRVVAIDPEGNPFPEPVKVTATLSREINSPVRSQNANGETVTRNDTREENVLVSEVTIDPAASAKEGQELALTPKDNGKYFLTLRGKDKNGRDFATVSSFHVYGADDYPWLYEDGMRVKLIAEKKSYKAGETARVLVLSPIEGTALVTVEREKVLRSFLTPLKADNPVIEIPIGEDDAPNAYVSVLIVKGAGESAREFKTPQLRLGYCELTIENERDRLTVDLTAAGPENDRFTVSTGPQKGAQLPAARPGDTVTLSGTVTTADGKPAAGAELTLYAEDEGTLAVMGYITPNPMAFFYDARILGIEAGVSFNNFMTEDPQYRQFFNKGFFIGGGADLGDLADLYRKNFDPCATWAPVVKAGPDGKFTHTFKVPDTLTRYRVIAVAHSTEKFGHAETGLVVNKPLMLEPKTARFANQGDSFSPQVLVQNASSHDGTWEVTFSTGRDGTTPVCRALGEAKQTVTLNAGASATLSFPVTAESTGTSTFSWKAVPVSLGNGQLTPGLTRSLSDAVEETFEVHYPMPLIRQVKFIKVDKAQNLLDHIDPALLSGTGDITLEFSRSPLTEISGSVDYLLHYPHGCVEQTTSSLMPWFAVEPLRNVIPSFAKVPEERRKAAIQRGADRLLSMQLSDGSFTYWPGRSDRVDWATPYAGLGLILAKESGAHVPQSAIDQLAKHLTESLRGIADVKSPSFLENQARTLWVLALAGSPQPSYQNVLLDRIADLSPSGRAFLALAYNAAGANPASVATAKSILTSKVPYRLKDDGWMRWNADDSFKLLAWSTIDPQAKETTTTLDRMIHERNPYGHWNTTWANGWGLLAMSTYAKNDKATLNGEWSAEMHPALSSGTVTLNPENPTASATMAITPGLKLEINPKGTGYVRIRVASKPRIEPLQPVATNGLSVDRLYERIKADGSAEILTEPKVGDLIRVSLRVTLPNDDTKYLVIEDMLPSVFETVNTDFKTQGTATGAGADVSANRWEVSHSELRTDRAVFYLDQIWKKGTYTLTYLARCTVPGVATAPPAKVEGMYDPEFYALSASRVFTTK
- a CDS encoding DUF2281 domain-containing protein — translated: MSTITAILEPDADGTLHLPVPDELKSKRVKVVATLEEADATEPKTKFKAGCLKGFWIAPDFDAPLEDFKEYME
- a CDS encoding alpha/beta fold hydrolase translates to MSFCDVVKPPGIQRLALSAGWASVCVAALLVGSCAPDYTLVSHQKSPSEIRKKNETFGYRSWVAKGVEQDIVVIGIHGFCGASIDYENLGNHLLKNQPKTALYAYEVRGQGNDPMSTRRGDIGDPKDWYRDLFAFTQLVEERHPDAKIVWYGESMGAMIASHALRESPAADPPCDALVLSSPIVRFKDDVPFWQPALVQAAAATAPLARISLETLAGGEAVQMTQTSTHDQQSETNSYHIEKHTLRLLGALGRHIDSMNDCAATFQVPVLVLHGEHDYFNTDSDMRGFIAHIPGGTHKTYRNYRGAYHLLMYDAKKEKVFGDVEGWLSKLRRNRL
- a CDS encoding PIN domain-containing protein yields the protein MNVLIDTNVIVDVLTGREPFFVDSSRVLDRAERGDFVAWICATTVTTVFYLVRRHLGAAETVEKIRDLTAICTVAPVNQSVISSALGSRFADFEDAVLHDSAVLAGADCIVTRNVADFRESKLLVYTPEQFLAAMSWNSRE
- a CDS encoding type II toxin-antitoxin system VapC family toxin, with product MKLLVDTQALIWALEGDKRLSRVAREALEDPANRRIVSIATGWEMAIKTGLGKLNPPMPLPHLFPAELERLGFEILPIKSEHVHRLLDLPLHHRDPFDRMLIAQALSENLTMVGCDVAFNAYGAARIW